One window of the Salvia splendens isolate huo1 chromosome 1, SspV2, whole genome shotgun sequence genome contains the following:
- the LOC121799328 gene encoding histone H2A-like, whose product MEAGGKLKKGAGGRKGGGPKKKSVSRSVKAGLQFPVGRIGRYLKKGRYAQRVGSGAPVYMAAVLEYLAAEVLELAGNAARDNKKNRIIPRHVLLAVRNDEELGKLLAGVTIAHGGVLPNINPVLLPKKAEKAGGAEKATKSPSKAGKSPKKAAA is encoded by the exons ATGGAAGCTGGCGGAAAATTGAAGAAGGGAGCCGGTGGCCGGAAGGGCGGCGGTCCCAAGAAGAAGTCTGTCTCCCGCTCCGTCAAAGCCGGCCTCCAGTTCCCCGTCGGCAGGATCGGTCGCTACCTTAAAAAAGGTCGCTACGCCCAGCGTGTTGGTTCCGGCGCCCCGGTTTACATGGCTGCCGTGCTCGAGTACCTCGCAGCGGAG GTTTTGGAGTTGGCAGGGAATGCGGCAAGGGATAACAAGAAGAATAGGATAATTCCGAGGCACGTGCTGCTGGCCGTGAGGAACGATGAGGAGCTGGGGAAGTTGCTTGCCGGAGTGACGATTGCGCACGGCGGAGTGCTGCCGAACATCAACCCGGTGCTGCTGCCGAAGAAAGCGGAGAAGGCTGGCGGTGCTGAGAAGGCGACTAAATCGCCGTCCAAGGCAGGCAAGTCTCCGAAGAAGGCTGCTGCCTAG